A portion of the Myripristis murdjan chromosome 13, fMyrMur1.1, whole genome shotgun sequence genome contains these proteins:
- the LOC115370145 gene encoding A disintegrin and metalloproteinase with thrombospondin motifs 15, which translates to MDVLLCMKLSYCMEVDLCIPVRLDHQKPEKQLHRRVERINEKQIVFRLSAFRQEFYLHLTPDSNFLAPSSVPPESGSSASNASAATELRQCFYSGDVNADPDSFVALSLCKGLQGVFSYNGMEYFISLLRSEGASAATYGKAFNRTHVIRRRGRAAHPGGNFTSRCGVAPNTDFNVSLEKYKYMRELEMDGLTETVLKSLGRSKRFASIPRFVEVLVVADESMDKFHGDDLKHYLLTLMSVAARLYKHPSILNSINIVVVGFMVINEADKGPKVSSNAALTLRNFCSWQKKLNKHSDKHPEYWDTAILFTRQDLCGATTCDTLGMADVGTMCDPKRSCSVIEDDGLPSAFTTAHELGHVFNMPHDNVKACEEVFGKLRDNHMMSPTLIQIDRNRPWSVCSAAIITEFLDRGHGECLLDQPQRQLSLPDNLPGSSYSLHRQCELAFGAGSKPCPYMHPCSKLWCTGKARGQLVCQTRHFPWADGTSCGNGKVCYRGACADKNSTLHIKVDGRWGKWGAFGDCSRTCGGGVQLAKRECDNPVPENGGKYCYGLRIKYRSCNLNPCPETASGKSFREEQCEAFNGFNLNTNRLSSSVVWVPKYSGISPKDKCKLICRANGTGYFYVLAPKVVDGTPCSPDTSAVCVQGKCIKAGCDGKLDSNKKFDKCGVCGGDNQGCKKVSGMFTKPIHGYNFVVTLPVGASNIDIRQRGYRGMVSDENYLAVRNRHGKYLLNGNYVVSAVERDLLVKGSLLRYSGTSTAVEMLQATRPLLEPLTVEVLSVGKMTPPRVRYSFYVAKESKEEKTLRKEERSHAAQNSVLADSNKVEAKKQVLDKRPVSQWVTGGWDECTVTCGNGLQKRLVQCQSVEGRPAADCDGAARPVATRACGDPCPVWDIGSWSHCSKSCGRGFKRRPLRCVTTSGLSLPREHCSSKKKPQELDLCNLRPC; encoded by the exons ATGGATGTTCTACTGTGCATGAAACTGAGCTATTGCATGGAGGTAGATTTGTGCATACCTGTTCGCTTGGATCACCAAAAGCCAGAAAAGCAACTCCACCGGCGAGTGGAGaggataaatgaaaaacaaattgttttcAGGCTAAGTGCGTTCAGACAGGAGTTTTACCTCCACCTCACTCCGGATTCTAATTTCCTTGCGCCCAGCAGCGTGCCCCCTGAGAGCGGCTCCTCAGCATCCAACGCCTCTGCAGCCACTGAGCTCAGGCAGTGCTTCTACTCCGGTGATGTCAACGCAGACCCGGATTCGTTCGTTGCGCTCAGCCTCTGCAAAGGTCTCCAGGGGGTTTTCTCGTATAACGGCATGGAGTATTTCATCAGCCTGCTCAGGAGCGAAGGCGCATCAGCCGCTACATATGGAAAGGCTTTCAACAGGACGCACGTCATCCGTCGCCGGGGACGCGCCGCTCACCCAGGTGGCAATTTCACCAGCAGGTGCGGAGTGGCACCTAACACCGACTTCAACGTGTCATTGGAGAAATACAAGTACATGAGGGAGCTGGAGATGGATGGCCTGACTGAAACTGTCCTGAAAAGCTTAGGGAGGTCAAAAAGGTTTGCCTCCATCCCCAGGTTTGTGGAGGTCCTGGTGGTAGCGGACGAATCAATGGACAAATTCCACGGAGATGACCTCAAGCATTACCTCTTGACCCTGATGTCTGTGGCGGCCAGGCTTTACAAGCACCCCAGCATTCTCAACTCCATTAACATAGTGGTGGTAGGCTTTATGGTGATAAATGAGGCTGACAAGGGACCGAAGGTTTCCAGTAATGCAGCTCTGACTCTACGCAATTTCTGCTCTTGGCAGAAGAAGTTGAATAAACACAGTGACAAGCACCCCGAATACTGGGACACGGCTATACTCTTCACCAGACAG GATCTCTGCGGGGCCACAACTTGTGACACACTGGGAATGGCTGATGTGGGAACCATGTGTGACCCCAAGAGGAGCTGCTCTGTCATTGAGGATGATGGCTTGCCCTCAGCTTTCACCACCGCCCATGAACTAG GCCATGTCTTCAACATGCCCCATGACAATGTAAAGGCATGTGAGGAGGTATTTGGGAAACTAAGGGACAACCACATGATGTCTCCCACGCTGATTCAGATCGACAGGAACCGGCCCTGGTCTGTGTGCAGCGCAGCCATCATTACTGAGTTCCTGGACAGAGGTCATG GGGAGTGTCTGCTGGACCAGCCCCAGAGGCAGCTGTCTCTCCCTGACAACCTGCCTGGCTCCAGCTACAGCCTGCATCGTCAGTGTGAGCTGGCCTTTGGAGCGGGCTCCAAGCCCTGCCCCTACATGCACCCCTGCTCCAAGCTGTGGTGCACTGGGAAGGCCCGTGGGCAGCTGGTCTGCCAGACCCGACACTTCCCCTGGGCAGACGGCACCAGCTGCGGCAATGGCAAGGTCTGCTACCGAGGGGCCTGCGCCGATAAGAACAGCACCCTGCACATCAAG GTGGACGGCCGGTGGGGGAAGTGGGGTGCGTTTGGAGACTGTTCCCGAACTTGTGGTGGAGGAGTTCAGCTGGCCAAGAGAGAGTGTGACAACCCCGTTCCAGAAAATGGTGGCAAATACTGCTATGGCCTTCGCATCAAGTATCGCTCCTGCAACCTCAACCCTTGTCCTGAAACAG CCTCAGGAAAGAGTTTCCGTGAGGAGCAGTGCGAGGCGTTCAACGGCTTCAACCTGAACACCAACAGACTCAGCTCCTCAGTGGTTTGGGTTCCCAAGTACTCAGGCATCTCGCCCAAGGACAAATGCAAGCTCATCTGCCGTGCCAATGGGACCGGATACTTCTACGTCCTTGCTCCAAAA GTGGTGGACGGGACGCCCTGCTCGCCCGACAcgtcagctgtgtgtgtccagggaAAATGCATCAAAGCGGGCTGTGATGGCAAGCTGGACTCCAATAAGAAGTTTGACAAGTGTGGCGTGTGTGGCGGGGACAACCAAGGCTGCAAGAAAGTCTCAGGAATGTTCACCAAACCCAT ACATGGCTACAACTTTGTGGTGACGCTGCCTGTCGGAGCCTCCAACATTGACATCCGCCAGCGAGGCTACCGAGGAATGGTCAGCGACGAAAACTACTTGGCGGTGAGGAACCGGCACGGCAAGTACCTCCTGAACGGAAACTACGTGGTGTCGGCGGTGGAGCGGGACCTGCTGGTGAAGGGCAGCCTGCTGCGCTACAGCGGCACCTCTACAGCCGTGGAGATGCTCCAAGCCACCAGGCCTCTGCTGGAGCCCCTGACCGTGGAAGTGCTTTCCGTAGGGAAGATGACTCCTCCAAGGGTTCGCTACTCCTTCTACGTAGCCAAGGAGAGCAAGGAGGAGAAGACCCTGcggaaagaagagaggagccACGCGGCCCAGAACAGCGTCTTGGCGGATAGTAACAAAGTGGAGGCGAAGAAGCAGGTGCTAGATAAGCGGCCGGTGAGTCAGTGGGTGACAGGGGGATGGGATGAGTGCACAGTGACTTGCGGGAATGGGCTGCAGAAGAGGCTGGTGCAATGCCAGAGCGTGGAGGGACGTCCCGCAGCGGACTGTGATGGCGCTGCAAGGCCAGTAGCAACGAGGGCATGCGGGGATCCCTGTCCAGTATGGGACATAGGGTCCTGGTCTCACTGCTCCAAGTCCTGTGGGAGGGGCTTTAAACGGCGGCCCCTACGCTGCGTTACCACCAGTGGTCTGAGTCTACCCAGAGAGCATTGCTCCAGTAAGAAGAAGCCTCAGGAACTGGACCTCTGCAACCTGAGGCCATGTTAG